In the genome of Danio rerio strain Tuebingen ecotype United States chromosome 23, GRCz12tu, whole genome shotgun sequence, one region contains:
- the si:ch211-220i18.4 gene encoding SRSF protein kinase 3, producing the protein MDSKLKSLRHYEHLEPDLAEEFEDPRDYCYGGYHPVQVGDIFNKRYKVLSKLGWGYFSTVWLCVDLRSGRHVAVKVLKSGAGFTQAGQDELTLLRCASGPTARNPLKGRIVQLLDEFKLAGVNGIHICLVLELLGPDLRCWQMCFGNPGLSLSCVKHVITQVLEGLEYLHSHCKIIHTDIKPENILLCFTPHPPGGDIHTYSSSAIRNTVLKAPGESGKLGTWGNLEDITVKIADLGSSCWVYKHFCQEIQTRQYRSLEVLLGSEYGPAADIWSVACLAFELATGDSLFEPKAGPNFSLEEDHLAHIIELLGKIPVSVAQCGKYYYEYFNRKGDLRRIAVLRPWGLYEVLVEKYHFLLREASLFSDFLLQMLNYLPERRATAAQCLKHPWLKL; encoded by the exons ATGGACTCTAAGCTGAAATCACTCAGACATTATGAACATCTTGAACCTGATCTTGCAGAGGAATTTGAAGATCCAAGAGATTACTGCTATG GTGGATATCACCCAGTCCAGGTTGGAGACATCTTTAATAAGAGATACAAGGTTTTATCAAAGCTGGGTTGGGGTTATTTCTCTACAGTGTGGCTCTGCGTTGACCTCAG GTCCGGCAGGCATGTGGCAGTAAAGGTGTTGAAGAGCGGAGCTGGATTCACTCAGGCTGGCCAAGATGAACTCACATTACTGCGATGT GCCAGTGGTCCCACAGCCCGTAACCCACTTAAAGGACGTATAGTACAGTTACTGGATGAGTTTAAGTTAGCTGGTGTAAACGGGATCC ATATTTGTTTGGTGTTGGAGCTGCTGGGGCCAGACCTGCGTTGTTGGCAGATGTGTTTCGGTAATCCAGGTCTGTCTCTCTCCTGTGTCAAACACGTCATCACTCAG GTACTGGAGGGTCTGGAGTATCTGCACAGCCACTGTAAGATCATTCACACAGACATCAAGCCTGAGAACATACTGCTGTGTTTCACACCTCATCCACCAGGAGGAGATATACACACATATTCCTCTTCAGCCATTAGAAACACAGTACTCAAGGCTCCTG GAGAATCGGGAAAACTTGGAACTTGGGGAAACTTGGAAGATATCACAGTGAAGATTGCAGATCTTGGCAGCTCATGTTGGGTG TACAAACACTTCTGTCAAGAGATCCAGACCAGACAGTATCGCTCTCTGGAGGTCCTGCTGGGCTCTGAATACGGTCCTGCAGCTGACATCTGGAGTGTGGCCTGCTTG GCATTTGAGCTTGCAACGGGCGATTCCTTATTTGAGCCCAAAGCAGGGCCTAATTTCTCATTAGAGGAAG ACCACCTGGCTCACATCATTGAGCTCCTGGGAAAGATCCCAGTCTCTGTGGCTCAGTGTGGAAAATATTACTACGAGTATTTCAACCGCAAGG GTGACCTGCGGCGAATCGCTGTTCTTCGACCATGGGGACTGTATGAAGTGCTGGTGGAGAAATATCACTTTCTCCTCAGAGAGGCGTCACTTTTCTCTGATTTCCTGTTGCAGATGTTGAACTACCTGCCAGAGAGGAGAGCCACAGCAGCTCAGTGTCTTAAACATCCCTGGCTGAAACTGTGA